TGTCTGACGCTGAAACCATGCAGCCCGCCCCCCCGCGTCGGGGCTGGCAGGCGGTGTTCAGCGCCTTGGGCGGTTTGCCGGGTATGGGCGGTTTGATCACGGCAAGCTGTCTGGGGTTTTGGCTGGGCGTGGCACCGCCCACAGGTTTGCCCGATCTGGCGGGCACGGTTCTGGGGATAGAGAACACGTTGGAGGCGGATATCAATGTGAGTACGTTGACCGCATTCGGTTGGGATATTGAGGAAAGCTAGGATGACACAGACACCACAGCCACGGCGCACAAGGGGGCGTGTTCTAAAATGGGCTTTTGGGATATCCTTGGCGTTGAACCTTGTTTTTGTGGGAATTTTCGCCGGTGCGGCCCTGCGTCATGCCGGGGGTAAACGTGGCTGGCACCCCAAATCGGAGGCGGGGCATTCTTCCGGCGTGTCTTTTGTGCGGTCCTTGTCGCAGGAAGACAGGCGGGCGCTGCGTGATGATCTGAAGGACGGGGAAAGGGATTTGCCAAGCCGTGCGGAGCGGCGTGCCCTGCATCAGGAGTTGATCGCGGTTCTGCGCGCCGAACAGTTTGACGCGGCAAAGCTAGAGCAATTGCTGGCGGCGCAGACAGCGGCGGCGGAACAGTTTTCCGGTGAGGTGCAGGCCGCGTGGTTGCGACGGGTCGGCACCCTCTCGTTGCAGGAGCGTCAAGAGGTGGCGGAAAGGTTGGACGAGATGCTGAAACGCCCCAAGCGCAAAGGGCCTAAACGCCCGTGAGCGCGGGTTCGCTTGCCCATGGCTGCGGCGCGGGGTAGGGAGCCTGTGGTCAACGCGGAGCTGTAAAAGTGGAATTCAAAGACGAAAACGAAGTTCTTGCCGTGGCGCGGGCCTCAACAGGGCGGCGCATTCTGGGGCTAACGTCCCTTGGATTGCTGGGCGTATTGTTGATTTACATCGCTTTTGTCCGGCCCCCGTCGCTGGGTTGGCAGGTGTTCTTGATCGCGCTGGGTGCGGGGGCTCTGTGGCTTACCGACAGGATGCGCAGGTCGACCGCCAGCTGGATCGAGCTGACCCCGACGGAATTGCGCGATGGTGATGGCACGGTGATCGCGCGCGTGGCCGATATTCAAACCATGGACCGCGGCGTTTTTGCCTTCAAACCCTCGAACGGTTTCCTGCTCAAGACCGCAGGTGCATCGCAAGATGCACCACGTGCCTGGCGGCCCGGTCTGTGGTGGCGCACAGGGCGGCGCATCGGGATTGGCGGGATGACACCGGGCAGTCAGACCAAATTCATGTCCGAAGTCTTATCCGCTATGATGGCAACACGCGGCCCGCACCAATAGGGCGGACCGCGTGCGTTTGGGGTAAACAAATACTGGTTACGTGAACGTGCCGTTGTTCACCGGGACTTAGTTACATTCGAGCCAGCAGACCCGTGGGGCAAAGCGCGGGCGGGTGAAGACAAAGTTGGTGATCTCGCGTTGTTCCAGCCCTGTTTTGAAGGGCGGCTCATAGGTGCTCCAGGTTTCGACGAGCATGATGCGTTCATTGTCGGGGATCGTCGGCAGCCTGTTGACCCAGTCTCTGACGTCGCCATTGCTGAGTTCCGGCTTGCCACCGCTGGATTTTGACCAGTCCCGATAGAAGCGGGCATTGTCCGCGTCAAAGTAAAGCGAGGTCACCCGCAGTGCGGAATGGCTTCGGCTGTTGGACATATAGTTAAACAGCTGCAACGACCCATCCAAATAGGCTTGATCCAGCGGTGCCGTCTCACGCGAGATGGAGTCACCGATTGAAAAGGCGGCCTTGTGGTTGATGCTATAGGTTCTGAAGGCGTGGAAGATCGAAAACACCGACAGGAAGGTCCAGAACATCACCGGCAAGATGATCATTGCTTCAACCGCAATGGTGCCGTCATCATTGCGCAGAAAGCCGCGCAGCCGGGTTTTTACACGTGCAATCCACATCTTTACGGCTCCTGTACAAAGGCGGCGATCGAGACCATTTTGGCCCGTCCAGTCCCGTCTTTTTCAAATTCACGGCCCAGACCGGTGGTCGGATAGACCGGATTAAACCTGACGCAGGCGCGCAGCATCATCATCTGGTTGGCCTCGCCAAGGGTGAAACCGCGCACGGGCTTTGCTGGCTGAGAGGTGTCAACACAGTCGACTTCCGGGTCAAAGCGGGTGAAGGCGCGTGGGTCCACAGTTGTCATCTCAAGGCGCAGTGTCTCGTCGCAGTTTTCAAGCCACCCTGAATTGTCACAGATCAACTGTTTGATCTCGTTATGCGTAAACGTCCGGTTGGTGTTCAGGCGGACGTAACGCACCGCAATGTCGAGCCCGCGATCAAGATACATCTGCCGCATGGAGTAGATGCCCATTTCGATCGCCATCAGGAAGACACTGAACAGCAGGGGAACGAAGATTGCGAATTCGATCAGAAGGGCGGCGCCGTCTTCA
This DNA window, taken from Sulfitobacter pacificus, encodes the following:
- a CDS encoding periplasmic heavy metal sensor → MTQTPQPRRTRGRVLKWAFGISLALNLVFVGIFAGAALRHAGGKRGWHPKSEAGHSSGVSFVRSLSQEDRRALRDDLKDGERDLPSRAERRALHQELIAVLRAEQFDAAKLEQLLAAQTAAAEQFSGEVQAAWLRRVGTLSLQERQEVAERLDEMLKRPKRKGPKRP
- a CDS encoding TadE/TadG family type IV pilus assembly protein encodes the protein MIQPVHKFLRRFRRDEDGAALLIEFAIFVPLLFSVFLMAIEMGIYSMRQMYLDRGLDIAVRYVRLNTNRTFTHNEIKQLICDNSGWLENCDETLRLEMTTVDPRAFTRFDPEVDCVDTSQPAKPVRGFTLGEANQMMMLRACVRFNPVYPTTGLGREFEKDGTGRAKMVSIAAFVQEP
- a CDS encoding TadE/TadG family type IV pilus assembly protein — protein: MWIARVKTRLRGFLRNDDGTIAVEAMIILPVMFWTFLSVFSIFHAFRTYSINHKAAFSIGDSISRETAPLDQAYLDGSLQLFNYMSNSRSHSALRVTSLYFDADNARFYRDWSKSSGGKPELSNGDVRDWVNRLPTIPDNERIMLVETWSTYEPPFKTGLEQREITNFVFTRPRFAPRVCWLECN